One bacterium DNA segment encodes these proteins:
- a CDS encoding DUF4956 domain-containing protein — protein sequence MNQIQNFSDPGQVITVASISTCLVLSFLLSLVVAKTYQITYRGASFSPSFMVTLVMCSMVIGAVMLIIGSNIARAFSLVGALSIIRFRNAVKDPRDVAYIFLSMGIGMACGTGFYTVAIVLTTITCGASILLALVEFGEHGLTERLVRVQIPLTNDFEGIFDDTLKLHSEQFSLVSAETTRMGTELELTFSIKVPKKFSAAKLIEDLSALNSNLRVQVVGSNHLIDL from the coding sequence ATGAATCAGATACAGAATTTCTCGGATCCTGGGCAGGTGATAACGGTAGCCAGTATTTCTACCTGCTTGGTACTGTCTTTTCTCTTGTCTCTCGTCGTGGCAAAGACGTACCAGATTACATACCGCGGTGCCTCTTTCTCGCCCTCGTTTATGGTCACCCTCGTCATGTGTTCGATGGTCATCGGTGCGGTTATGCTGATCATTGGTTCGAATATCGCAAGGGCGTTTAGCCTGGTTGGAGCTCTTTCAATTATTCGCTTTCGAAACGCTGTGAAAGACCCGCGCGATGTAGCGTACATCTTCTTGTCGATGGGTATTGGCATGGCGTGTGGAACAGGTTTCTATACCGTTGCGATTGTCTTAACCACTATTACCTGCGGTGCTTCTATTCTTCTAGCTCTTGTAGAGTTTGGCGAACACGGGCTTACGGAGCGATTGGTTCGGGTTCAAATACCACTCACGAATGATTTTGAAGGGATATTTGATGATACGCTGAAGTTGCACTCAGAACAGTTTAGTCTCGTTTCAGCCGAGACGACTCGTATGGGAACCGAGCTTGAGCTTACTTTCTCTATTAAAGTTCCAAAGAAGTTTAGTGCCGCGAAGCTTATTGAAGATCTCTCCGCACTTAATTCGAACTTACGAGTTCAGGTTGTCGGCTCAAATCATTTGATTGACCTCTAG
- a CDS encoding polyphosphate polymerase domain-containing protein — MARFRHELKYILPLNRADELFEDALSYCDYDPHVNATHSYEIASIYYDTADLRFYYDREESVGYRRKIRLRSYNTQGKSTALFIEIKEKHKQFVNKKRVNLKSPEILDRFEFHNQIPLGAILEELEDSDAARELLYLQDRLELFPVVNIRYHRRPLIPRYENDMRITLDTRITAGGENLAMYNDAQEKSIIAPDLGVFEVKTNQAVPMWLQSILCRYSLPQTRYSKYCLGVDAIFGRGGKQWLLSSNDDVGSARSPSSGNGGTAGNGGGSSSGETSNSDAPNGRDLSSESLDSHLLG, encoded by the coding sequence ATGGCCAGATTTCGGCATGAGTTAAAGTATATTCTTCCTCTGAATCGGGCAGATGAGCTGTTCGAGGATGCATTGTCGTATTGTGATTATGATCCTCATGTAAACGCGACCCACTCCTATGAAATAGCGAGTATTTATTATGACACTGCTGATCTTCGGTTCTACTATGACCGGGAGGAGTCAGTAGGATATCGAAGAAAAATAAGACTTCGTTCTTATAATACTCAAGGGAAGTCCACAGCACTGTTTATTGAAATCAAGGAAAAGCACAAGCAGTTCGTAAACAAGAAGCGTGTTAATCTAAAGTCTCCCGAAATACTCGACCGATTTGAGTTCCACAATCAAATTCCACTCGGCGCGATTCTTGAAGAACTAGAAGATTCTGATGCGGCTCGAGAGTTATTATATCTTCAAGATCGTCTTGAGCTTTTTCCAGTGGTCAACATTCGATATCATCGCAGACCACTTATCCCGCGGTATGAAAATGATATGCGTATAACCCTTGATACGCGAATCACAGCCGGTGGTGAAAACTTAGCGATGTATAATGATGCCCAGGAGAAGTCTATTATTGCTCCTGACCTTGGAGTCTTCGAGGTCAAGACGAATCAAGCCGTGCCAATGTGGCTTCAGTCAATTTTATGTCGGTATTCCCTTCCCCAGACGAGGTACTCAAAATACTGTCTTGGGGTAGATGCTATTTTCGGAAGAGGGGGAAAACAGTGGCTTCTTTCATCGAATGATGACGTAGGTAGTGCGCGTTCTCCATCATCCGGTAATGGCGGGACTGCTGGTAATGGAGGGGGTTCATCCAGTGGTGAGACTTCAAATAGTGATGCTCCTAATGGAAGAGACCTCAGCTCAGAGAGTCTCGACAGCCACTTATTAGGGTAA